From Cytophagales bacterium, the proteins below share one genomic window:
- a CDS encoding CHAT domain-containing tetratricopeptide repeat protein: MKRHILIFLSFTFIGLFSNELIAVNASPSDSARADVYFHKADTFLLFNRHDSSIFFFERAFDLFSKGNYWEGMVASKNKISENLCAIFELEEALKVANEALTLSNDHLGVNHLERANALSNIGNVYYLTGRHELALEEYNEALRITESVQHDEKHLYSAPTNLGIGNVYYGKLQYEEAFRYFKNALETNREILGDAHPYVANSYLSLGNLYRNKGSYNLAKENYNRALEINQGVFGDNHPDVATTYVGIADIFKSSGGLEIALQYYNQALIIYSKFLDERNPKFGAIYLGFADVAKNKGDYPEAIKYYEKALDVFSNTVGEVHQSSIRSLLGVANTYIYQEKFSEALEYYGRVLDINFNLVGETHVNTSAAYNNLGSLYYFAGDFELAVRYFNKALEIDLQIHGSKHPNIANAYYNLARVYGEQGQTRQALESVQSAINSSIMDFNEENIFVNPSLVNFFDSKDLLWFLQFKGELLESGFSQSRNMKGLDISLQSFVLSDSLVDQIRKSYTDRRDQVLLAKQANKIYESAVNGSYSMVKLLNPENVKMIGKDADYEQKKKEYQDWYFYFTEKNKGSILFSSLAESNAKSFGGIPDSMVTNEIELKTRINQITQELSANPDSAQRVFYQDQLFKANREYEELVKSLETDFPKYYDLKYDVGVVNVEELQDFLPDSTMVLSYFLTEDSLYANYITKDDFSIHKKFKAPTYEKDIQAFRKSTIYKFDKLYKTYARKLYDQLIPAEIPKGVRNIIVVLDGIMATIPFEALLTKDFENKDSYSELPYFVKDYGISYTFSANLLYKTFRNEKIFRKKATRDLMAVAPVVFDAPYLEVLKEKRAQSYNESGTAISLRKNIKMNRSEMKPLPGTEIEVLTIDSTFRAQGREVSLNIRKGATERVVSQGKLDEYQYLHIASHGFVNQEEPEFSGILLAMDSVENENDGILFSGEVYNLNINSELVTLSACETGLGKISTGEGIIGLTRALIYAGTKNVNVSLWKVSDASTKELMVNLYDQLSRVAVPQTPSESLQYAGYLRKAKLKMIDEGTFAQPYFWSPFVLIGK; this comes from the coding sequence ATGAAAAGGCACATCCTAATTTTTTTGAGCTTCACGTTTATAGGGCTCTTTTCCAACGAACTCATTGCGGTTAACGCATCTCCATCGGATAGTGCCCGAGCAGATGTATATTTCCATAAAGCGGATACATTTCTGCTTTTTAATCGTCATGACAGCTCTATTTTCTTCTTTGAGCGTGCCTTTGATCTATTCAGTAAAGGCAATTACTGGGAGGGGATGGTGGCCTCAAAAAATAAGATATCTGAGAACCTTTGTGCCATTTTTGAGCTGGAGGAAGCACTAAAGGTAGCCAATGAAGCACTAACACTTTCCAACGATCATCTCGGGGTAAATCACCTTGAACGTGCCAATGCATTGAGTAACATAGGTAACGTATATTACCTAACTGGGAGGCATGAATTAGCGCTCGAAGAATACAACGAGGCTTTGAGAATTACTGAGTCTGTACAGCATGATGAAAAACATCTTTATTCTGCGCCAACCAACCTGGGAATTGGCAATGTTTATTATGGAAAACTTCAATATGAGGAGGCGTTTCGATATTTTAAAAATGCGCTAGAAACCAATCGCGAAATTTTAGGTGATGCCCATCCTTATGTTGCTAACTCTTATTTGAGTCTGGGGAATTTGTACAGAAACAAGGGGAGTTACAACCTGGCCAAAGAAAACTATAATCGTGCGCTGGAGATCAATCAGGGAGTTTTTGGAGACAATCACCCGGATGTGGCAACCACCTATGTAGGCATCGCCGACATCTTTAAGAGTAGTGGTGGGCTGGAGATTGCTTTACAGTATTATAATCAGGCTCTGATCATTTATTCGAAATTTTTGGACGAGAGAAATCCCAAATTCGGAGCGATCTACCTTGGTTTCGCAGATGTGGCCAAGAACAAAGGAGATTATCCGGAAGCCATCAAGTATTATGAGAAGGCACTGGATGTATTTTCCAACACGGTGGGAGAGGTCCATCAGAGTTCGATCCGTAGTTTATTAGGTGTTGCCAACACTTATATATATCAAGAGAAATTTTCGGAGGCGCTGGAATACTATGGTAGGGTATTGGACATCAATTTTAATTTGGTAGGAGAGACACATGTAAATACCTCCGCGGCTTACAATAACCTGGGGAGCTTGTACTACTTCGCAGGTGATTTTGAACTGGCAGTCCGGTACTTCAATAAAGCATTGGAAATTGATTTGCAGATCCATGGAAGCAAACACCCCAATATTGCCAACGCCTACTACAACCTTGCGCGGGTATATGGTGAACAGGGACAAACTCGGCAAGCACTGGAAAGTGTACAGTCGGCCATTAATTCCAGTATCATGGACTTCAATGAGGAGAACATTTTTGTGAATCCTTCTTTGGTCAACTTTTTCGATAGCAAGGATCTGCTTTGGTTTTTACAGTTCAAAGGCGAACTGTTGGAATCCGGATTTAGCCAAAGTCGAAACATGAAAGGACTGGACATTTCTCTCCAAAGTTTTGTCTTGAGTGATAGTCTGGTTGATCAGATCCGAAAATCATATACCGACCGAAGAGATCAGGTATTGCTGGCAAAGCAAGCCAATAAGATCTATGAATCAGCGGTAAACGGCTCCTATTCTATGGTGAAATTGCTCAATCCCGAGAATGTGAAAATGATTGGCAAAGACGCGGATTACGAACAAAAGAAGAAAGAGTACCAGGATTGGTATTTCTATTTCACTGAGAAGAACAAAGGTTCAATTCTGTTTTCCTCACTGGCGGAATCAAATGCCAAGTCATTCGGAGGTATACCTGATAGTATGGTCACCAATGAGATTGAGTTAAAAACAAGGATCAATCAGATTACACAAGAACTGAGTGCCAATCCCGACAGTGCCCAACGTGTGTTTTATCAGGACCAATTATTCAAGGCCAACAGGGAGTACGAGGAGCTGGTAAAGAGCCTGGAAACGGATTTCCCGAAGTATTATGACCTCAAGTATGATGTAGGTGTTGTGAATGTGGAAGAATTGCAGGATTTTCTGCCAGATTCCACCATGGTACTGTCCTATTTCCTGACGGAAGACAGTCTCTATGCTAATTACATTACCAAGGATGATTTCAGCATTCATAAAAAATTCAAAGCGCCGACCTACGAAAAAGACATTCAGGCTTTCCGAAAAAGTACCATCTACAAGTTCGATAAGCTTTATAAAACGTATGCCCGAAAGTTGTATGACCAACTCATTCCTGCCGAGATTCCCAAAGGTGTAAGAAATATCATCGTTGTATTAGATGGGATCATGGCGACCATTCCTTTCGAGGCATTGCTGACGAAGGATTTTGAGAATAAAGACAGTTATAGCGAGCTGCCCTATTTTGTGAAAGACTATGGCATTTCCTATACGTTCTCTGCTAACCTGCTCTATAAGACCTTCAGAAATGAGAAGATCTTTCGAAAGAAAGCTACCAGAGATCTAATGGCCGTGGCACCTGTGGTCTTCGATGCGCCTTATTTGGAAGTATTAAAAGAAAAACGTGCACAGTCATATAATGAGTCGGGTACTGCCATTTCACTTCGGAAGAACATTAAAATGAACCGGAGTGAGATGAAGCCCTTGCCGGGAACAGAGATTGAAGTCCTCACCATCGACAGTACCTTTCGGGCGCAGGGGAGAGAGGTTTCTTTGAACATCAGAAAAGGTGCCACAGAAAGAGTAGTTAGTCAGGGCAAACTAGACGAATATCAGTACTTGCACATTGCTAGTCATGGCTTTGTGAATCAGGAAGAACCCGAGTTTTCCGGCATTCTACTAGCCATGGATTCTGTTGAAAATGAAAATGATGGAATTCTCTTTTCCGGAGAGGTTTACAACCTGAACATCAATTCGGAATTGGTGACCTTGTCCGCTTGTGAGACGGGTCTTGGAAAGATATCGACAGGGGAAGGGATCATTGGCTTGACCCGAGCCTTGATTTATGCGGGAACTAAAAATGTAAACGTTTCCTTATGGAAAGTGTCCGATGCGTCTACCAAGGAGTTAATGGTCAACCTTTACGATCAGTTGTCACGGGTAGCTGTGCCTCAAACTCCTTCAGAATCCCTGCAATACGCCGGTTACCTGCGCAAAGCGAAATTGAAAATGATTGATGAGGGTACTTTCGCACAGCCTTACTTCTGGTCCCCATTCGTATTAATCGGGAAATAG